The following are encoded together in the Thunnus maccoyii chromosome 18, fThuMac1.1, whole genome shotgun sequence genome:
- the zfand2a gene encoding AN1-type zinc finger protein 2A isoform X1 has product MEFPDLGEHCSEKTCKRLDFLPMRCDACQEIFCKDHITYANHKCTSSYKKDIQVPVCPLCNIPIPIKRGEMPDIKVGEHIDRDCKSDPAQRKRKIFTNKCSKGGCKQKEMMRVTCDQCHLNYCLKHRHPLDHDCNTDKKPLSKSGHAAVMRAHGSSSASASSSSGTGSSRPVSNGVTANNRGHNSGSTQRIPTSVSAQNVIPPSTSFQAGMTEEQALQRALEMSLAESRVTVQPTLSPQEQEDLALAQALAASEEEYRRQQQRQQGRESKQSTCSLS; this is encoded by the exons ATGGAGTTTCCGGATCTGGGAGAGCATTGCTCTGAGAAGACCTGCAAGCGTTTAG ACTTCCTTCCCATGAGATGTGATGCCTGTCAAGAGATCTTCTGCAAGGACCACATAACCTATGCAAATCACAAATGCACATCATCCTATAAAAAG gATATCCAGGTCCCAGTATGTCCTTTGTGCAACATCCCCATTCCAAtcaagagaggagagatgcCCGACATAAAGGTCGGTGAACACATCGATCGGGATTGCAAATCAGACCCTGcgcaaagaaagagaaag atttttacaaataaatgttcTAAAGGAGGCTGTAAGCAGAAGGAAATGATGCGAGTGACCTGCGACCAGTGCCATTTAAATTACTGTCTTAAACACCGACATCCACTAGACCATGATTGTAACACTGATAAAAAACCTTTGTCCAAAAGTGG aCATGCTGCTGTAATGAGGGCCCACGGTTCCTCCTCCGCCTCTGCTTCTAGTTCATCTGGTACAGGAAGCTCTAGACCTGTTTCTAATGGTGTGACTGCTAATAATAGAGGCCACAATAGCGG CTCTACCCAGCGGATCCCCACTTCAGTTTCAGCACAGAATGTAATTCCACCATCAACATCATTTCAGGCCGGGATG ACGGAGGAGCAGGCTTTACAAAGGGCTCTGGAGATGTCTTTGGCTGAGTCGAGGGTAACTGTTCAGCCAACCCTTAG cCCTCAGGAGCAGGAGGATCTGGCTCTCGCTCAGGCTCTCGCTGCCAGTGAAGAAGAATACAGAcgccagcagcagagacaacaG GGGAGGGAGTCCAAACAGTCGACCTGCAGCCTTTCTTAA
- the zfand2a gene encoding AN1-type zinc finger protein 2A isoform X2, whose protein sequence is MEFPDLGEHCSEKTCKRLDFLPMRCDACQEIFCKDHITYANHKCTSSYKKDIQVPVCPLCNIPIPIKRGEMPDIKVGEHIDRDCKSDPAQRKRKIFTNKCSKGGCKQKEMMRVTCDQCHLNYCLKHRHPLDHDCNTDKKPLSKSGHAAVMRAHGSSSASASSSSGTGSSRPVSNGVTANNRGHNSGSTQRIPTSVSAQNVIPPSTSFQAGMTEEQALQRALEMSLAESRVTVQPTLSPQEQEDLALAQALAASEEEYRRQQQRQQVPGKLSRH, encoded by the exons ATGGAGTTTCCGGATCTGGGAGAGCATTGCTCTGAGAAGACCTGCAAGCGTTTAG ACTTCCTTCCCATGAGATGTGATGCCTGTCAAGAGATCTTCTGCAAGGACCACATAACCTATGCAAATCACAAATGCACATCATCCTATAAAAAG gATATCCAGGTCCCAGTATGTCCTTTGTGCAACATCCCCATTCCAAtcaagagaggagagatgcCCGACATAAAGGTCGGTGAACACATCGATCGGGATTGCAAATCAGACCCTGcgcaaagaaagagaaag atttttacaaataaatgttcTAAAGGAGGCTGTAAGCAGAAGGAAATGATGCGAGTGACCTGCGACCAGTGCCATTTAAATTACTGTCTTAAACACCGACATCCACTAGACCATGATTGTAACACTGATAAAAAACCTTTGTCCAAAAGTGG aCATGCTGCTGTAATGAGGGCCCACGGTTCCTCCTCCGCCTCTGCTTCTAGTTCATCTGGTACAGGAAGCTCTAGACCTGTTTCTAATGGTGTGACTGCTAATAATAGAGGCCACAATAGCGG CTCTACCCAGCGGATCCCCACTTCAGTTTCAGCACAGAATGTAATTCCACCATCAACATCATTTCAGGCCGGGATG ACGGAGGAGCAGGCTTTACAAAGGGCTCTGGAGATGTCTTTGGCTGAGTCGAGGGTAACTGTTCAGCCAACCCTTAG cCCTCAGGAGCAGGAGGATCTGGCTCTCGCTCAGGCTCTCGCTGCCAGTGAAGAAGAATACAGAcgccagcagcagagacaacaGGTACCCGGAAAGCTTAGCCGTcactag